The sequence TCAATCTGGCCAGCATGTACATGCAGGCCGACCAGATGGACAAGGCGGCCGGCGTGATGGACAAGCTGCGCGCCGCGGGCCAGTTGACCGAAGAAAAGGAATACAAGCAGTTGTATTCCATCTACGCCAACACCGAGAACAAGGAAAAGGACGTTATCGCGGTCATCAATGAAGGTATGCAAAAAGGCATCCTCAAGCCTGATTATCAGACATACCTCGCGCTCGCGCAGTCTTATTACTACAGCGAGGACGTGCCGAAGGCGATCGAGAATTGGCAGAAGGCCGCACCGCTTTCCAAGGACGGCGAGACCTATCTGAATCTGGCCAAGGTGCTGCATTCGGAAGGTCGCATCCCGGAGGCCAAGCAGGCCGCGCAGCAGGCGATCGCCAAGGGCGTCAAAAAACCCGAAGACGCCAAGAAGATCATCAACCTGAAGTAAAAAAGAAAATAAACCCCCGAAATCCCTGTGTTTTTAGTGGTTACAGGACTCGGGATTGGTATAAGCTTGGGAGTTCCTGCGGTGTCAAAGCCGTCCGAAAACCTGGGGATCATCACAGTGATCCGGGCCCCCACTGAAAGAGCCATTGGCGCATGACGGAACAACTCGTTATCCACAGGCATGACTATGATGCCGGGAACCAGGGTCTGAGCTGGGCCCGCATTATCGGTATTGCTTTTGTAATTGCCCTGCACCTCACTGCACTGATGATGTTGCTGATCCCTGCAGTGGCGCCGAAGGCTCCGGCAGAGAAGGAGCGCACCACCATGGTTACCTTGGTGGATGCACCGCCTCCTCCCCCGCCGCCGCCGCCGCCGCCGCCGGAAGACAAGCCGCCACCGCCGGTCAAGAATCTGTCGCCGCCGAAGCCGTCACCGGTTCCGCCGCCGCCGGAAGCTCCGGTGGTCGACGTTCCCGAACCGCGTCCCAGCGATATCGTCACGCCGCCGAGCCCGCCGGCTCCGCCGCAACCGCCGAGTGACATCGGCGCCAGTGTCGATATCTCGTCCAAGAACATGAACCCGCCGAAGTACCCGCCGGCTGCATTCCGTGCCGGTGTCCAAGGTGAGGTCATCCTGATCGTGGATGTGGATGCCAGCGGCAACGTGACCAATGTGTCGGTCGAAAAGTCCAGCCGCAACCGCGACCTTGACCGTGCCGCGATGGACGCAGCACGCAAGTGGAAGTTCAACGCCTCCACTGTCAACGGGCAGAAAGCCGCCGGACGTGTCCGCGTCCCGGTCAACTTTGCTCTGAACTGATCCCACGGGCCGGCCACGGCCGGCCCAGGATCCTGTCTTCCTTTCGCTCCACCCTTCATCACCACACACAACAAAGGTAAGCGTCATGCTGCAGGAATTCTTTATCGCCGCCGCTGCAGGGGGCTCCAATCCGTCGGCCGCTCTGTCGCAGATGGGCTTCGAGCACTTGATCACCGAAATGACCTCCAGCCCCGGCGACTTTGCCGTGTCTTGGGTCGTGTTGATCACCCTGATCGCTATGTCCGCCGCCTCCTGGTACTGGACTGTCATCAACATCTTCCGCGCCACCCGCCTGAAGAGCGCGGCTGACCGCGTCACCACCGCGTTCTGGGATGCCCCGAACGCGCAGGACGCGATCCGTGCCATGGAAGAACAGCCGGCTTCTGAGCCGTTCTCGAAGATCGCGCTGGACGCAGCCCAGGCTGCTGCTCACCATCAGCGTGCCGAAGGCAGCACCGGTGGTCTGGGCGAGAGCCTGAGCCGTTCGGAGTTCGTCGACCGCGCCCTGCGTCAGGCCGTGACCCGCGAAAGCACCAAGCTGCAGTCGGGCATGACCCTGCTGGCGACCGTCGGTGCGACCGCGCCGTTCGTCGGTCTGCTCGGTACCGTGTGGGGCATCTACGGTGCGCTGATCAAGATCGGTGCAACCGGTTCGGCCTCGATCGATGCCGTGGCCGGCCCGGTGGGTGAAGCGCTGATCATGACCGCGATCGGTCTGTTCGTTGCTATCCCGGCCGTGTTCGCGTTCAACTTCTTCTCCAAGGTCAACAGCTCGGTGATCGCCAAGTTCGACACCTTCGCCCACGACCTGCACGACTTCTTCGCCACCGGTTCGCGCGTTCGCTAATCCGGTCGTAAAGAACGCCTTCGCAACGATTTAGACGGAGCCCGTTATGGCCTTCAGTAGTGGAAACAGCGGTGGCCCGATGGCCGACATCAATGTGACGCCCCTGGTGGACGTCATGCTGGTGCTGCTGATCATCTTCATCATTACGGCACCGCTGATGTCCCACAAGGTCAAGGTGGAGCTGCCAGAGGCCAACTTGATCCAGAAGGAAGATGCGGAGAAACGCGCCGCGCCGATCACTCTGGCCGTCAAGGAAGATGGGTCGCTGTACTGGAACGACGAGCCGATCTCCAAGGAAGCCTTGGAGTCGCGCCTGTCCACCGCCGCACAGCAGACCCCGCAGCCGCCGCTCAACCTGCGCGGCGACCGCACGACCAAGATGCGTACGATCAACGAGATCACTAAGATCGCGCAGGGTCAGGGCATGCTGGACGTCGGTTTCGTTGCAACCAAAGTGAAGGGGCAGTAAGCCATGGCATTTAGTACTGGTGGAAGCCGTGGGCCGATGGCCGACATCAACGTCACGCCCCTGGTGGACGTGATGCTGGTGCTGCTGATCATCTTCATCGTGACTGCGCCGATCATGACCTACCCGATCGCCGTGGATCTGCCGCAGCGGGTGCTCAACCCGCCACCGCAGACGACTGAGCCGCCGCCGCCGATCGAATTGCGGATCGACGCCAGCAACCAGGTGTTCTGGAACAACAGCCCGACGCCGGTTGATCAGTTGCAGCAGAAGATGGAAGAAGTGGTCCAAGCCGATCCGACCAATCAGCCGGAACTGCGCATCGATGCAAATCAGGATGCGGAGTACGAAGTGATGGCGAAGGTGCTGGCCGCTGCGAAGAACTCGCAGATGAAGAAAATCGGCTTCATGCAGCAGTAAACGTATCTGCAAGATCGCAACACAACAGTCATGACGCGACTGCAACGCCACCGGAAACGGTGGCGTTTTTTTATGCCTGCTCCATACGGGTTGGTAACCGCGCATTCGCGGGCTCGATTACATGAAAAAGCAGTGGACCGCCACGTTGCCAGCGCGGGTACTGAGAGTTTTCAGAACGGTTTAGACAGCTGACAACCTGCTGTACTCACCCTCAGGCAGGCACCGGCGCTGTTGGAATGGCATGTGCCACTCCTACGCTCCGCTTCTGAGCGCGTCGTCCATACCCACATAACCACTACTCGCTACGTTTTGTTAGCCGCTCTTAATGCAGAAGACTGCCTCTTGCTGATAATGCAGATGGCGCCGACTTTATCGCTTAGAGATTGTCTTTAATCACGCGCACAGCGCTGAGTTAATGACGCTTGCTCATAATGCGGGCAAGGTGGTGCATGCGTGCACAGGTTCCGGCATTGCACGTAGCCAGACGACAATTCGCTAGGTACGAAGGTGAGATGTGGCCGGGTCACGGATCAGAACGGTTAGGCGATCAGCTAGATCGCTCGCTCCAACATATTGCATGCGGCCGGACCAGAACTCACAGGGTTATGTCATCGGCGATACGTCTACTTGGGCACGTGATTCTTTGCAGGGACACGCCGCCCGCACGTTCAAGACCGCTTGTGCTGCGACCCATCTCGGTGCCTCCTCCAAGGGGCATTGCCAGGTGTATGCTCGGTCATGCAGCACCCACGATCACAACAGCACCGGAGGCAGTCATGGCTTTCAGTACGGTAGGGAATCGGGGACCACTGGCGGAGATCAATGTCACGCCGCTGGTGGATGTCATGTTGGTGTTGTTGATCATCTTTATCGTCACCGCGCCTATGGTGACACGCACGATGACGCTGGACTTGCCGCAGCCCCCCAGCCAGCCGCGCGTGCAGCTTGAGCCGCCCGAACCGATCGCTCTGCGGCTTGATGCAGATGGCCAAGTGTTCTGGAATGCCAGCCTAGTGAGCCTGCAGGACCTGCAGCCGCGCTTGATTGAACAGATGCGTGAGACGTCAGGCAACCAGCCCGAGTTGCGCATCACTGCCAGCCAGGACGCCGAATATGCGGTCCTGGCCAAGGTGCTGGCCGCCGCCAAGAACGCGCAGGTAGAGCGCATCGCCTTCGTGCAATAAGTCGCGAAGAACCGTGCGTGCAGGTGCCCGATTGGCTCGCGCAGCGTGGCTCGATGTGCTGCGTGAGCCGTACCGCAACGGCGTGGAGGCACTGCAGCACTTCTCGCCCATCCGAATGGCTTGCTGTGGCGATGGTTGCCAACGTCACAAGCCGCTGGTTGCGGTTGATCCTTAGCCGCAGCCCGCGGCGTGCCAATTGGCCGTCATGGTGCCAAGCGACGTTCTTCGCTACGCCAAACCTGTCCGTAACCAATCACCAGTGCGGCGTCGCGAGAGCACTTTGCAGATGCGAAGCAGTTAGCAGACTAGAGCCGTTACTAGGACTATAACGCTGCCGCTAAGTGGTGTGGCTGGTGCTCGGTGCGGCACGCAGTACGTGTACATTTCGGTTCTGAGTGTGCCATGCACACCCACCCGACTACTGCTCTCTACATTTGGTTGGCCGCTTAGAAGGCGCATACGAGCGTGTTGCATGCGCATCGTAGATCCCACCACTATGTGCCCGCGCAACGTTGGTGAAACAAAAACGAATACGAAAATACCGCTACGAAAACCGCGCAGTGGGCTACGTCTGCGTGCCGACGCTGCGTAGCAGCTGCACATACGCACGCACGGTTGCGTCCAGGCCTGCGTACAAGGCCTCGCTGATCAGCGCGTGGCCAATCGATACTTCCAGCACGCCGGGCACGTTGGTGAGAAAATCGCCAAGGTTGGCTTGCGACAGATCGTGCCCTGCATTGATTCCCAACCCCGCGGTGGTGGCACGCCGCGCGGCGTTGGCAAACAGGTCCAGTTCGGGTTGCGGCTGGCCGCTCGCATACGCCTGCGCATATGGACCGGTATACAACTCGACACGGTCCGCCCCCAGCGCGCCGGCCTGGGCAAGCCGCGGATTGCCCGCATCCACGAACAGGCTGACCCGGCTGCCCAGCGCCTTGAATGCGCCGATCAGCTCGCTCAGTTGGGTGGTGTCCTGCGCAAAATCGAAGCCGTGGTCGGAGGTCAGTTGCCCATCGCTGTCGGGGACCAGGGTGACCTGCTCGGGACGTGTGGTACGGCACAGCTCCAGCAGCCCCGGATAGCCGTCGCGCGATGGTGCGAAGGGATTGCCTTCGATATTGAACTCGACACCGTGTTCGCGCGTGAGTGCGCTCAGCGCCAGCACGTCGTCGGCGCGGATATGCCGCTGATCCGGACGCGGATGCACGGTGATGCCATGCGCGCCGGCGGCGATGCAGGTGCGTGCCGCCTGCAACACGTCCGGGTCGTGCCCACCACGGGAATTGCGGATGACCGCGATCTTGTTGACGTTGACGCTGAGCTGGGTGGTCACGACATGGTTCTCTAAGCTTGCGGCTCGCCGTCGCGGGTTGCTGCAAGCGCCGCCGCCTTACGGGCCTCGGCCAGCTCGCGCAGCCGGCGCAGTTCCGCCGGGTCAATCATGCTGCTGGTATCGCGCTGGGTGTCGTCCATGCGCGCGGCGAACCAGCCCCGGGTCCACAGCAGCAGCAGCACCAATGCCACCAACAGCGACATCACCAGCAACCACACGTGCGGCGTGCTGAAGGCCAGCACCAGCGCGCCCAACGCCATAAGCAGAAACAGCCAGTGCATGACAAGCTCCCCAATGAGTGGCGGCAGTGTAGCGCCGCGCCCGCTCCGGTTCCACGTGGGCCGGGGCCGCTCAGAGCAACGGCGACAGCAGCCGTGCGAAGGCTTCGGGCAGGCGCGAGCGCCACAGCGGACGGCGACGCACGAAGCGCACTTCCTGCGCCCGTTGCATGTCGGTGTCGATCATTCCGGCCAGCTCGGCGGCTACCGCCTGGTCGCGGAACAGCATCGACAGCTCGAAATTCAGCCGGAAGCTGCGGCTGTCGAAATTGGCGCTACCGACAATGCAGACCTCGTCGTCGGCCAGTAGCGCCTTGGTGTGCAGCATGCGCGGGCCGTATTCGTAGATGCGCACGCCGGCTTCGAGCAGTTCGTCGAAGTACGAGCGCGCGGCATAGGTGACCAGGCGCGAGTCGCTGACGCGCGGGACCAGCACACGTACGTCCAGGCCGCCCAGCGCAGCGGAGGTCAGCGCCATACGCGCGGCCTCGCCGGGAACGAAATACGGGGTGACCAGCCAGACCCGGTGCTTGGCCTCGTGAATGGCGGCGACCATCAGGCGGTGGATGGCTTCCCACGACGAATCCGGGCCGGACACGAGCACCTGCGCATCTACCATGCCCTGTGCACGCGTGGGCACGTCTTCTGGCCAGAGCCTCTGGCCATGAAAGGCGGCGCGTTCCTGCCGGGTGGCATACAGCCAGTCTTCCAGAAAGACCAGCTGCAGGCTACGTACCACATGGCCCTGCAGGCGCACATGCAGGTCGCGATACGCATCGCTGCGCACCTGCTCGTTCTCTTCGTCGGTGACATTGATGCCGCCGGTGAAGCCGATCCTGCCGTCGACCACGACCACCTTGCGGTGGGTACGCAGGTTCAGCCACGGCCGCTTGACCGGCTTGAGGAACTGCGACGGATGGAACCAGGCGGTTTCCACCCCGGCATCGCGCAACCTGCGCAGCGCGCGCCGGGTCATTGCCGATGAGCCGATCGCATCCATCAACAGGCGCACCTTGACCCCGGCGCGGGCCCGTTCCATCAGCGCATCGCAGATCGCGGTGCCACTGTGGTCGGGCTGGAAGATGTAGTACTCCAGATGGATGTGGTCGCGTGCGCTGCGGATCGCCTCGATGATGGCCGCATACGTCGCTGCGCCATCCACCAGCCAATGCACCTCGGTGGCGCTGCTTGGCGCCAGGCCGGTCGTGGATTGGGCGATCTTGGCCAGCTCGGTGCAATCGGCATCCGGCGGGCAGACGCTGCTGTAGCTCTCCATGCCCGAGCGCGAACGCCCGCGCCGCAGCCGCTGGCGTTTGACTTTCTGCGGGCCCAGCCAGTAATAGATCAGCAGGCCCAGGTACGGGAGCGCGGCCAGCGACAGCACCCAACTCAGCGTGGCCACCGGCTCGCGCTTTTGCAGCACGATCCAGCTGGCGATCCACAGCAGGTAGAGCACGTAGGCGGCGAGGAGGAGCGCTTCGAGATGGGGAATGTTGGCCAGCCAATCCCACGCGCCCTGAGCAAGTGCGAGCATGGGCGGATTCTACGGGGCGCATGCCTTGTTGCGATGACCGTGGCGCCAATGCCGTGGTGCTTGTGCACCGGCCTGAAAGCTTCATGGTGTCGAACGGATGGTCGCGCCGTATGAGACCTGCCGGCCGTACGATGCGCCGATGGCAAGCGCAATCAAGGGCCGGGGTGCGACCGGTTATCTGCCCGGACGGTTCGAAGTCACCACCGAGCATGCGGTGGACGATGGCTGGTACGCGGACGACAGCGAGGAGTTCGCTGCGGGCGTGCTGCGCACGCAGGTCACCGAGGAGACCGCGCGCACCATCATCAGCCGCAACCAGTCGCCGGACATCGGTTTCTCGCAATCGGTCAACCCGTATCGGGGCTGCGAGCATGGCTGCAGTTACTGCTTTGCGCGGCCCTCGCATGCGTATCTCAATCTGTCGCCCGGTCTGGATTTCGAGACCAAGCTGTTCGCCAAGACCAATGCGCCGCAACTGCTGCGGCACGAGTTGGCGCGGCCGAGCTATGTGCCCAGCCCGATCGCGCTGGGCATCAATACCGATGCGTATCAGCCGATCGAGCGCAAGCGCGCACTGACGCGGCAGTTGATCGAGGTGCTATGGGAAACGCGGCACCCGTTCACGCTGATCACCAAGAATGCGTTGGTGACGCGCGATCTGGATCTGCTGGCACCGCTGGCGCGCGAGAATCTGGTCAACGTGCATTTTCGGTAACCACGCTGGACCCGCAGGTGTCGGCCAAGCTGGAGCCGCGTGCGTCCGCACCGCATGCGCGCCTGCGCGCGATGCGAACGCTGCACGACGCCGGCGTGCCGGTCGGCGTGATGGCCGCGCCGGTGATCCCGTGGATCAACGACCATGAGCTGGAAGCGATTCTGCAGGCTGCCGCCGAAGCGGGCGCGCGCAGCGCCGGCTACGTGCTGCTGCGGCTGCCGCATGAAGTGGCGCCCTTGTTCCGCGACTGGCTGCAGACCCATCACCCGCAGCGCGCCGCGCATGTGATGAGCACCATCCAGCAGCTACGTGGTGGCAAGGACTACGACGGCACCTTCGGCACTCGCCTGCGTGGGCAAGGCGTCTATGCCGACTTGCTGGCACGCCGCTTTGCGCTCGCGCATCGCCGCGCAGGATTCGAAACGCGCGCGATCCCTGCGCTGGACTGCAGCGCTTTCCGTCGCCCTGCTCCGCCAGCAAAGCCGATGCCCGACTCGCCGCAGGGGGTGTTGTTTTAGCTGCGGGAAGTGGGGAATCGGGATTGGGGATTCGCAATGGCGGTGGCGCGTCGATCGATCAGTCCGATTCCCCGCCATGCGGTGCCTAGAATGACTGGACGGTCCAACGGATTGCGATGAGTGATGCCGTCGTCGCTCATGCCAGCAAGCGGGTCAACCCAAGGCTGTCGTTCTGACAGCAGCAACCAGCCATAGAAATGAAACCACCAGGCAACGACAGCGAAGAGACGCTGTTGCCGTTGCGATTCCCCAATCCCGATTCCCTACTCCCCGCCGTAAAGCGCCTGCGCCGATTGGAACAGGATCCAGCTGGTGGCGATGAACTTGTCGCCGCCGACCGGACGGTTGCCGCGGTGGGTGTGGGTGAAGGCGGTCGGGGCGATCAGCAGGCTGCCGGTCCGCGGGCGCGCCTTGCGTTGCTGGAACAGGAATTCGGTCTCACCCTGTTCGAACTCGTCGTTGAGATACAGCGTCCACAGCAGATGCCGATGCAGCGTGTCGGCGCTGGCATCGCGTGGGTACAGCTCGCAATGCCAATACGGGTAGCCGCCCTGATCGGCGGTGTACCACTGCAGGTTGATCGCGCCCGGACGCAGGCAGGTGCGCGCCAGATCGCCCAGCGCCTGGTCGCTCATCTGCGCGATGTCCTCGGCCACCAGCCGATGCGGGGTGCCGTCGGCGGTGGTGACCTGCAGCATCAACGGCGAGATGAGTGCCTGCGGATACTGCCGCAAATAAGCCAGCACGCCGTCGAACACCGCGTGTTGCAGGCGGCTTTCCACCTCGGCCCACGCTGCAACACCGCTGATGCGCAGATCGCGGCTGTGTTTGAGCTCGGGAAACACGCCCCCACCGATACGGCCGGGATGCAGCTGCTGGCTGTTGCGCATACGCTGCACGATCGCCGCGCAATCGGCGGCCGAGACAGCGTTGTCGGTGATCTGGATAAAGTCGGGTTGGCTCATGCGCACGACCATAGCAACCTGCAGCGCGGCCTGCACAGCCCGCTCGGCATGGCGCTGTAAAGCACTGCGCAGGGAGTCAATGCGCATGCATGACCTGGCTGTTTCAACGGTGGCTTCTGGGTCCTCCACGCTCTCACCTCTGCGCAATGCTTGATCGCTCGCATCGGCTTGCAGTGAGGGATGCCTTCGATGGAGTGCGACGCGCAACGGTGTTGCTACCGCGCGCAGCTTGCCAAGGACAGCTGTTCGATAAGCAAGATGCCCAACGGATCTCCAACGCGTCGAGCCTCATGCATCAACGTGGGGGAGCACGCGCCTTCGATCACCATGCTGCATCGGCGGAATGTCGCCCATCACTGATCGCCGCCTGTTTGCCAGGTCGGCGGCGTCGCGGCGTGATTGCTGAGCGCGACCTGGCGCCAACGCTTGGCAACAAGATCACCGCGCGTGGCCTCTGTCGATGCAGCCGATCGGCCCAGCGGCTTACGGTGCCAACGCACGATGCCAGCGCGGCACCCAAAGAAAAACCCCACCGAAGCGGGGTTTTTCTGTGTGCAGTGCGTGGTACGACGATCAGAACTTGTAGTTGATCGAAGCAGCCAGCACGTCGCCCTTGACCTTATAGCTGCCCGCCAGGCGGTCGCCGGTGGCACTGCGGGTGTCGCTGGTCGGGTCGCTGGTGAACAGGTGGGTGTAACCGAAGTTGTATTCGGCCTGCTGCGACGGACGCCAACTCAGACCCAGCGACACCCACTTGCGGCTGGCATCGGGCACGCGCACGTCGCGGTGCTCGGCGGTGGTCGGGGTCTGGTCGTAAGCCAAGCCGCCACGCAGGGTCAGCGTGTCGCTCATGCGGTAGTCGGCACCGATCGAGGCGAAGGTGGTGTCGCGGTAGGAGAAGTCCAGCACGCTGTCGGGCTGGTTGGAGGCGAAGTCCACGGTCACCTGGTCGAACTTGCTCCAGGCGGTGCGGGTGACGTCGGCCATGATCGACCACTGCTCGTTCACGTTGTGGGTGAAGCTGGCGGTGGCGCTGGCCGGCAGCTTGACGGTGGCGCGGCCCTTGGTATCGACGAAGGTGCCCGGTGCGGCCTGTGCCAGCACGGCGGCGGCGTTAGGCGGGGTGGTGAAGTCGGCGTCGCCGTCGGTGATCTTGTGTTCCACTTCCGAGCGGTAGCTGAAGCCGATGTGGGTGTTCTCGTCGATGCTGAACAAGCCACCCAGGGTGAAGCCCACTTCGGTGCTGTCGCCCTTGATGCGCGAGTAGCCGTCGGCGCTGCCCGGTGCAAAACCCGGCGCGCGGCGCGCAGCCAGGATGCTGCCGAAATCGACCGCGTTGGCCAGATCGATATCCAGACGTTCGGCGAACACCGAGGCACCGAAGGACACGTACGGGTTCACGTCATAGGAGAACGCGACATTGAAGTCGATCGCCTGCAGCTCGGTCTTGGTGCCGTGGTAGCGGCCGGCCCAGTTGCGGTCGTATTCGGTCTTGAAGCCGAACGGCACAGTGAGCGAGGTGCCCAGGTGCATGTTGTTGTTTTCGCCGAACGGCACATGGAAATACATGGCCGGGACCGGCGCGATCATGCCGGCGTCGCCGCCGTTGCCGCCGGAAACCGGGGCGCCGTTGGCGTAGGTGGCGGTCTCGGGGTTGAACTTGGCCGAGAAGCTGATGGCGCTGACGTCAGCCTGGAACAGGCGACCGTCCAGCTGGCGCATGCCGGCCGGGTTGTTGGCGATGATCGAGGCATCGTCCGGGGCGCTGCCCGAACCTGCGAATGCGCGGCCGAGGCCCTTGGCGCTGTTTTCCTTCAGCTGAAAGGCGGCACCGTGTGCCTGGCCAACGGCCAGAACGCCAGCGATACCAACGGCCAGCAAGGTGGCGCGGCTCAAAGTGGAAGCGGTAGACATGAGTTGTAGCTCTCCGGATAAGACTGCAATGGTCGGTTCAGCGCCCGCGCCCAGCACCAATCCAGTGCCCGGAGCGCGCCGGAGACCCCCCCCCGACATACGACGCCGTACGCAGTATACCCACCCCGATTAACCGAACAATAACGACTTTCGTCCTGAACGCGCGGTTGGGTTGGGGCTGGGTTCAGGCCCGTGGACCGGCTATTGTGCGACTCCGATGTTCGTCTCCCTCCCCTCCCGCAAAAAACCCACCCGGCGTTGGGCGGTGCCGCTGTTGTTCGCCACGGTTTGGCTGGCCTACCTGTGGTCGATCAGTCGGCCGGGCGAAGCGCGCAATACGCTGTGGCTGGACTGGGGCGCCCTGTCCAGCGGCGTCTCCAATCTGGGCGACTGGTGGGCAACCCTGCGCGACGGCAGCGTGCTGCGGTTGTTCACGGCGTTGTTTTTGCATGCCGATTGGTCGCATCTGCTCGGCAACCTGGTGTTTTTGCTGATCTTCGGGCTGCCGGCCGAGCGCATCCTGGGACCGTGGCGCCTGCTGCTGCTGTTTCTGGTCGGCGGTGCGGCTTCCAACCTGGCCGCGATCTTTGCAATCGGCACGCCGGACCGGGTGATCATCGGCGCCTCGGGCGCGGTGTCGGCGTTGATCGGCACTTACCTGGCCTTGTTCCCCGGCGCCAAGCTGGGCGTGGTGCTGCCGCTGGGACTGTTCCTGGAATTCATCCGCGTGCCGGCACCGCTGCTGATCGGTGCCTGGGCACTGCTGCAGGTGGTGTTTGCTTATATCGGCCCGGCGTTTGGCATGGTGGCGTGGTCGGCGCACATCGCCGGCTTTCTGTTCGGCATCGTCTACGGGTTGTATGTGCGCGCAGCCATCGCGCGGCGGCTGCGCAAGCGCCACGGGTTCTAGCGCGGCACCTACGTGCATTGCGGCTGCATGCGCATGCCGACGCGTTGCGCTGCGTCCATCTAATGGCGCGCCTATAATCGCCGCATGTCCAAGCCACTGTACAAGGTCACCTTTCTCAATCACGGCAAGGTGTACGAGCTCTACGCGCGCGAAGTGACCGGCAGCCATCTGTGGGGCTTCAACCAGATTGGCGAGTTGGTATTCGACGTGCACGACGGCCTGGTGGTGGACCCCACCGAAGAACGCCTGCGCGAAGAGTTCGGCAACACCAAGACCTTGCACCTGCCGATGCAGAGCATCGTGCGGATCGAAGAAGTCGAAAAGAAAGGCCAGTCGGTGATCCGCGATGCGACCACCGGCGACAAGGTGGTGAGCTTCCCGGTGCCGACCAAGCCACGTTGATGCGCATCCTGGTGCCCGACGATTACCAGGGCGCGGTGCGCCACCTGCCCTGCCTGCAGCGACTGGTGGGTCACGATGTGCAGGTGCTCGGGGCATTGGCTACCGATCCCAACGAATGGGCCGAGCGCCTGGTGGAAGCCGATGCGCTGGTGCTGATCCGCGAGCGTACCCGCGTGGATGCGACCTTGTTGCGGCGCTTGCCGCGGCTCAAGTTGATCAGCCAGACCGGACGCGTCGGCACGCATGTGGATGTGGCGGCGTGCACCGAGTTCGGGGTGGCGGTGGCCGAGGGTGTTGGTTCGCCAGTGGCGCCGGCCGAGTTGACCTGGGCGCTGATCCTGTCGGCCAGCCGCCGCCTGACCGAGTATCAGCGCGCGCTGCATCAGGGCCGCTGGCAGGCGCTCGGTGATCCCGGCCTGGGCCGATCGCTGCATGGGCGCACGCTGGGGATCTGGAGTTATGGGCGCATCGGTCAACGCGTGGCCGGGTTCGGGCGCGCGTTCGGCATGCAGGTGCTGGTGTGGGGCGGCGACGCCTCGTGCGCGCAGGCTGCGCGCGATGGCTACGCGATTGCGGGCAGTCGCCAGGAGCTGTTCGAGCGCAGCGATGTGCTGTCGCTGCATCGCCGGCTCACTGCGCAGACGCGCCATCAGGTAACCGCGCAGGATCTGGGGCGCATGCGCCTGGATGCTTTGCTGGTCAACACCAGCCGCGCCGAACTACTCGCCCCTGGCGCCTTGCTGGCCGCGCTGGATGCCGGCCGGCCCGGGCAAGCGGCGGTGGATGTGTTCGAACGCGAGCCGGTGCTGGACCCG comes from Xanthomonas vesicatoria ATCC 35937 and encodes:
- a CDS encoding outer membrane protein transport protein; the encoded protein is MSTASTLSRATLLAVGIAGVLAVGQAHGAAFQLKENSAKGLGRAFAGSGSAPDDASIIANNPAGMRQLDGRLFQADVSAISFSAKFNPETATYANGAPVSGGNGGDAGMIAPVPAMYFHVPFGENNNMHLGTSLTVPFGFKTEYDRNWAGRYHGTKTELQAIDFNVAFSYDVNPYVSFGASVFAERLDIDLANAVDFGSILAARRAPGFAPGSADGYSRIKGDSTEVGFTLGGLFSIDENTHIGFSYRSEVEHKITDGDADFTTPPNAAAVLAQAAPGTFVDTKGRATVKLPASATASFTHNVNEQWSIMADVTRTAWSKFDQVTVDFASNQPDSVLDFSYRDTTFASIGADYRMSDTLTLRGGLAYDQTPTTAEHRDVRVPDASRKWVSLGLSWRPSQQAEYNFGYTHLFTSDPTSDTRSATGDRLAGSYKVKGDVLAASINYKF
- a CDS encoding rhomboid family intramembrane serine protease; the protein is MFVSLPSRKKPTRRWAVPLLFATVWLAYLWSISRPGEARNTLWLDWGALSSGVSNLGDWWATLRDGSVLRLFTALFLHADWSHLLGNLVFLLIFGLPAERILGPWRLLLLFLVGGAASNLAAIFAIGTPDRVIIGASGAVSALIGTYLALFPGAKLGVVLPLGLFLEFIRVPAPLLIGAWALLQVVFAYIGPAFGMVAWSAHIAGFLFGIVYGLYVRAAIARRLRKRHGF
- a CDS encoding DUF1820 family protein, whose protein sequence is MSKPLYKVTFLNHGKVYELYAREVTGSHLWGFNQIGELVFDVHDGLVVDPTEERLREEFGNTKTLHLPMQSIVRIEEVEKKGQSVIRDATTGDKVVSFPVPTKPR
- a CDS encoding D-2-hydroxyacid dehydrogenase family protein is translated as MRILVPDDYQGAVRHLPCLQRLVGHDVQVLGALATDPNEWAERLVEADALVLIRERTRVDATLLRRLPRLKLISQTGRVGTHVDVAACTEFGVAVAEGVGSPVAPAELTWALILSASRRLTEYQRALHQGRWQALGDPGLGRSLHGRTLGIWSYGRIGQRVAGFGRAFGMQVLVWGGDASCAQAARDGYAIAGSRQELFERSDVLSLHRRLTAQTRHQVTAQDLGRMRLDALLVNTSRAELLAPGALLAALDAGRPGQAAVDVFEREPVLDPRDPLLQHPRLLATPHLGYVERDSYALYFEAAFDNVLAFAAGTPRNLVNPEVLALTR